The sequence CCTTCCTTAGCCATGATGTTATcttgtaaggtccttcccagtatGGGCCAAGCTTTCCTTGTGCAGGATCTCTAGCGGCGCCCATCACTTTCCTTAAGACAATGTCTCTAACTTTGAAGTCTTGGTGTTTGACTCGAGAGTTGTAGTTTTTGGCCATGAGGTCCAGATATCGTGTGAGTCTTTGTTCAGCTGCTGCTCTAACCTCGTCAATCAAATCAAGCTGTAGACGTATGGCCTCGTTATTCCTCCCTTCGTCGTGATTGTCCACTCTATAGCTCATGAGCCCAATCTCAGCTGGGATGACTACATCGCTCTCGTACGTTAGTCGAAATGGAGTTTCTCTTGTGGCGGTTCTGGCTGTCGTCCTGTACGCCCATAGAACGCTTGGTAACTCTTCTGGCCATATGCCTTTTGTTCcttcgagccgagtcttgatgattcgaagcaaggatcgaTTCGTAACCTCAACCTGTTCGTTAGCTTGAGGATAAGCCGGAAAGGAGTAGTGGTTCCGGATTCCTAACTGCGAACAAAAGTCTCTAAAGGCGTCATTATCAAACTGCTTACCATTGTCTGAGACTAAGACCCTGGGGATTCCGTATCTACAAattatgtttttccaaacaaaactTCGCACATTCTTCTCAGTGATGGTGGCCAATGCTTCAGCTTCCACctatttggtgaaatagtctatACCGACTATTAGAAACTTTAGCTGCCTTATTGTTGTAGGGAAAGGGCCCATGATGTCTAGGCCCCATTGGGTGAACGGCCATGGAGTTGTGATTGGAGTCAGCTCTTCTGTTGGTTGCCTAATTATGTTactgaacctttgacatttgtcgCAAGCCTTCACATATGTCACGACGTCCTTCTGCATGGacggccagtagtatcctgccTGGATCAGCTTATGCACTAATGCTCGTGACCCTGAGTGgttgccacaaatcccttcgtgtactTCCTTCATGACATAATCCGCTTCTTCGGGACTTAAGTATCTTAAATATGGTCGAGAGAATCCCCTCTTGTACAGGACGTTCTTTATCAAGACGAACCGCGTCGACTGGACCTTCAGCTTCCTTGCCGCCTCCTTCTCGGCAGGCAACGTGCCGTCTTTTAAGTAAGAGATTAAGTGGTGGTCCAATTATTTTTGGAACCTATCTCCTGTATGTTGACGACATCTATCAGTGGTGAGGGTTGaataaaagaaagtaccttgtcgaGGGCGATCATCTACTCTGTTGACGCGGTTTTGGCAAGACGGTCAGCTTGCTCATTTTCTCCTCTTGGGATTTGGACCATCTTGGCCTGTAGCTCAGCCACTCTCATTTTCACTTGCTCCCAatactttttcatcttttcacCCTTACACTCAAATTTGTTGTTCACTTGGCTTGTGATGACCTGGGAGTCGCAGTGAACAACCATGTTTACGGCCCCTACGGCCTTGGCAAGGTCTAAACCTGCTATCAGggcttcatactcggcttcattattagtcgTTGGGAAATCGAGATGGATCATACATTCGATCTCACCGCCTTCTAGAGATTTGAGTACAATTCCTGCTCTACCAGCCTTCCTGTTGGACAACCCATTTGTGAATATGCTCCATTGGGGATTTTCTGCCCCTTCGCCTTCTGCGCTGGCGAACTCTGCAATGAAGTCGGCAACTGCTTGTCCCTTGATGGTGGTACAAGGGCGATACTGTATATCAAACTCGCTTAACTCTATTGACCATAATGTCATTTATCTGACAGCTTCAGGACTGCCCATTGCTAGACGTAAAGGtttgtcagttaggacgactattaaatgggcttggaagtatggcttgagtttATGGGCCGCCGTGACTAAAGCAAAGGCAAGTTTTTCCATGAGGGGATACCTTTCTTTTGCACAATGCAGCGCCTTGCTAGCGTAGTATACGGGCCTTTGCACCCTATTGTCTTCTCTGACTAAGGCTACACTAACAGCGGTCGAGGAGATAGCTAGATAGAGGAAAAGTTCTTCTCCAGGTTGTGAGAGACTTAGTAGCGGTGGTGAAGAAAGGTAGGCCTTCAAGTCTTCGAACGCTCGCTAACATTCAGCCATCCATTCAAAAGATTTCTTCAGTATGCGGAAGAATGGTAGACATTTATCCATTGCCCTTGACACAAATCTATTAAGCGCGGCGACCTTGCCATTAAGGTTTTGTACTTCCTTTATATTTTTAGGAGGCGCCATCTCCATTATGGCCCAGATCTTGTTCGGGTTAGCCTCAATAcctctttgggacaccatgtaccctaagaattttcccgTCGTCACTTCGAAGGCACACTTGCCTGGGTTAAGCctcatgttgtaggagcgaagagtatcgAAGGTTTCTTTGAGATCTCCCAGAAGATCTTCTTCCCTTCGGCTTTTCACTagcatgtcatcaacatatacttgGACGTTTCTTCCAATCTGTCGTGCAaccatcttgttcatgagcctttGATAGGTTGTGCCAGCGTTTTTCAAGCC comes from Castanea sativa cultivar Marrone di Chiusa Pesio chromosome 3, ASM4071231v1 and encodes:
- the LOC142629017 gene encoding uncharacterized protein LOC142629017, with amino-acid sequence MTLWSIELSEFDIQYRPCTTIKGQAVADFIAEFASAEGEGAENPQWSIFTNGLSNRKAGRAGIVLKSLEGGEIECMIHLDFPTTNNEAEYEALIAGLDLAKAVGAVNMVVHCDSQVITSQVNNKFECKGEKMKKYWEQVKMRVAELQAKMVQIPRGENEQADRLAKTASTE